A genomic window from Trueperella bialowiezensis includes:
- a CDS encoding NADH-quinone oxidoreductase subunit M: protein MHTVSEASFPWLTTIILLAAAGALALWLIKPLRKFARPLALGLSVVVAALYVVALVTEFDVANAGTIQVAENYSWIPQLGVSLAWGINGMGAVMIALSVFLVPVVILASSEIDDERIHGYLAWVLALEAIIIGLFAARDLFVFYVLFELMIIPIFFMIGRYGKSENRRRAAMKFLIYSLLGGLIMLVGVIAVYAYGPGGAGGFMIDNLATGLQISESAQMWVFLAFFIAFAIKAPMWPVHTWLPDATEEAPAGTSTLLVGILDKMGTFGMIAICLPIFPQASTTAAPVIMVLALVSIIWGALMAIASKNLMRLVAYTSVSHFGFMVLGIFSGSTTAMAGAILYMVAHGVGTAALFLVVGFLGQRGKSHMIADYGGWQRVTPLIAGAFLIAGLATIALPGLSGFIPEFMVLMGTFKVRPVFALVAVIGVVLAALYILLPYQRVFTGPKPDVEAKDLDGREKVVVGVLIAAMLGLGIYPAPALEAINPVAEQYASYVDLSEGSNK, encoded by the coding sequence GTGCACACAGTTTCAGAGGCCAGCTTCCCCTGGCTGACAACCATCATTCTCCTCGCCGCGGCAGGCGCGCTCGCACTGTGGCTTATCAAGCCCTTACGCAAGTTCGCGCGCCCACTCGCGTTAGGCCTATCCGTCGTTGTTGCGGCGCTCTACGTGGTCGCGCTGGTGACCGAGTTCGACGTCGCCAATGCAGGCACCATTCAGGTAGCCGAAAACTACTCGTGGATCCCGCAACTGGGTGTGAGCCTGGCATGGGGTATCAACGGCATGGGCGCAGTTATGATCGCCCTGTCCGTCTTCCTTGTTCCGGTGGTTATTCTCGCCTCTTCTGAAATCGACGACGAGCGCATCCACGGCTACCTGGCGTGGGTGTTGGCGTTGGAAGCGATCATCATCGGCCTGTTCGCAGCACGTGACCTGTTCGTGTTCTACGTGCTCTTCGAGCTGATGATCATCCCGATTTTCTTCATGATCGGCCGCTACGGCAAGAGTGAGAACCGGCGCCGGGCCGCAATGAAGTTCCTCATTTATTCGCTGCTCGGCGGGCTCATCATGCTGGTGGGCGTCATCGCCGTGTACGCATACGGCCCGGGTGGGGCTGGCGGTTTCATGATCGACAACCTGGCCACCGGCCTGCAGATCTCTGAGTCTGCACAAATGTGGGTCTTCCTCGCCTTCTTTATCGCGTTCGCGATCAAGGCTCCGATGTGGCCCGTCCACACGTGGCTACCGGATGCGACTGAGGAAGCACCTGCGGGCACCTCCACATTGCTGGTTGGCATTTTGGACAAGATGGGCACGTTCGGCATGATCGCCATCTGCCTGCCGATCTTCCCGCAGGCATCAACGACGGCGGCGCCGGTGATTATGGTCCTAGCACTGGTTTCCATCATATGGGGCGCCCTCATGGCGATTGCGTCCAAGAATCTTATGCGCCTCGTGGCTTACACGTCGGTGTCGCACTTCGGCTTCATGGTGCTAGGTATTTTCTCTGGATCGACGACGGCGATGGCCGGCGCGATCTTGTACATGGTGGCACACGGCGTGGGAACGGCAGCGCTGTTCCTCGTGGTCGGCTTCCTCGGCCAGCGCGGCAAGTCGCACATGATCGCCGACTACGGCGGCTGGCAACGGGTCACCCCGCTGATCGCGGGCGCATTCCTCATCGCAGGGCTTGCAACGATCGCGCTTCCAGGCCTATCCGGATTCATCCCCGAATTCATGGTTCTCATGGGCACGTTCAAGGTACGCCCGGTATTTGCGCTTGTGGCCGTGATCGGCGTCGTCTTGGCAGCGCTCTACATCCTGTTGCCTTACCAGCGCGTGTTTACCGGCCCGAAGCCAGACGTGGAGGCTAAGGATCTTGATGGGCGTGAGAAGGTCGTGGTGGGTGTTCTTATTGCGGCCATGCTCGGGCTGGGCATCTATCCGGCTCCCGCCTTGGAGGCTATTAATCCGGTAGCTGAGCAGTATGCGAGCTATGTTGACCTGAGCGAAGGGAGCAACAAGTGA
- a CDS encoding NADH-quinone oxidoreductase subunit J, with amino-acid sequence MLEISLGEMIIFGVVAVMMVALALYGLLFARKAVHSVVCVIFIMVGLAVLYTAQEAPFLGVAQVVVYTGAILMMFLFVLMLIGVDSADSTHETLKGQRAVAVLGGLGVAAILIGVLLGAAHPPAVGLEAANTEGNPVGVAKSIFSNHVLTLQITGTLLIVAALGAMTLTHKDRLRPIVTQEERAHRKMRDFITKGTHVGHKPNPGVYAESNSSANPALTAYGQPEKGSVNRVLQIRGQVRTVGEISPKTVERIATGDGISGPSTYGKVGRSKLMGMPGEIAPDHDAALKRLEQLESGSGHTAELEAQEDDQ; translated from the coding sequence ATGCTAGAGATTTCTCTTGGCGAGATGATCATCTTCGGCGTCGTTGCCGTCATGATGGTCGCACTCGCACTGTACGGGCTACTGTTTGCACGCAAGGCCGTGCACTCCGTGGTCTGCGTCATTTTCATCATGGTGGGACTCGCAGTGTTGTACACCGCGCAGGAGGCCCCATTCCTCGGGGTGGCTCAAGTGGTGGTCTATACCGGGGCGATTCTCATGATGTTCCTCTTCGTGCTCATGCTTATTGGCGTGGATTCTGCTGACTCGACCCACGAAACGCTCAAGGGGCAGCGTGCCGTGGCCGTGCTCGGCGGGCTCGGCGTGGCGGCGATCCTTATCGGCGTGCTGCTGGGAGCCGCGCATCCGCCGGCCGTGGGCCTCGAGGCGGCGAACACGGAGGGCAACCCGGTGGGCGTGGCCAAGTCGATCTTCTCCAACCACGTGCTCACCTTGCAGATCACCGGCACGCTGCTCATCGTGGCGGCGCTCGGCGCGATGACGCTCACCCACAAGGATCGCTTACGCCCGATCGTCACCCAAGAAGAGCGTGCACACCGCAAGATGCGCGACTTCATCACCAAGGGCACCCATGTGGGCCACAAGCCGAACCCGGGCGTGTACGCGGAGTCCAACTCCTCGGCCAATCCCGCGCTGACGGCCTACGGCCAGCCTGAGAAGGGCTCGGTGAACCGCGTGCTGCAGATCCGCGGGCAGGTGCGTACGGTTGGCGAAATTTCGCCGAAGACCGTGGAACGCATCGCAACCGGGGATGGTATTTCCGGGCCGAGCACCTACGGCAAGGTCGGCAGGTCGAAGCTCATGGGCATGCCCGGCGAGATCGCACCCGATCACGACGCGGCGCTCAAGCGTTTGGAACAGCTTGAATCCGGTAGCGGGCACACCGCCGAACTCGAAGCGCAGGAGGATGACCAATAA
- the nuoI gene encoding NADH-quinone oxidoreductase subunit NuoI, giving the protein MSDNTPRFEQPDPALYGPTKKGPIARFLNPVAGFGVTFSTIFRPTVTEEYPYKKVPTRPRYHGLHKLNRYADGLEKCIGCELCAWACPADAIYVEAGTNTPQAQFSPGERYGKVYQINYLRCIFCSYCIQACPTRALTMTNDYEITGPTREGMIYDKGELLVPLAEGMLNPPHPMAEGTTDADYYRGAVTGPTQAQIDWVAENRPDDPSLKTAQASDRQEADVAC; this is encoded by the coding sequence ATGTCTGATAATACGCCACGTTTTGAACAGCCGGATCCGGCGCTCTACGGGCCAACAAAGAAAGGCCCCATCGCCCGGTTCCTCAATCCCGTCGCGGGCTTCGGAGTCACGTTTTCGACGATCTTCCGGCCCACCGTCACGGAAGAGTACCCGTACAAGAAGGTTCCTACCCGGCCGCGCTACCACGGTTTGCACAAGCTCAACCGGTACGCCGACGGCCTAGAAAAGTGCATCGGCTGCGAACTGTGCGCATGGGCGTGCCCGGCCGACGCGATCTACGTGGAAGCCGGCACGAACACCCCGCAGGCGCAGTTCTCGCCAGGTGAACGCTACGGCAAGGTCTACCAGATCAACTATCTGCGCTGTATCTTCTGCTCGTACTGCATCCAAGCCTGCCCAACCCGCGCGCTGACGATGACGAACGACTACGAGATCACCGGCCCAACCCGGGAGGGCATGATCTACGACAAGGGCGAACTGCTGGTACCGCTGGCCGAGGGCATGCTCAACCCGCCACATCCGATGGCGGAGGGCACGACCGACGCCGACTACTACCGCGGCGCTGTCACCGGGCCAACCCAGGCGCAGATCGACTGGGTGGCAGAAAACCGCCCCGACGATCCTTCGCTGAAAACAGCACAGGCATCCGATAGGCAGGAGGCCGACGTAGCATGCTAG
- the secA gene encoding preprotein translocase subunit SecA, whose product MRKLIDKILRAGEGRLLKKLEKITDQVNELESIFQEMSDDELKAQTDEFRKRYHDGESLDDLLPEAFAVVREASVRTLGQRHYDVQIMGGAALHLGNIAEMKTGEGKTLVATLTAYLNAIPGKGVHVVTVNDYLASYQSELMGRVYRFLGMTTGCITSGLTPDTRREQYACDITYGTNNEFGFDYLRDNMAMSLDNLVQRGHHYAIVDEVDSILIDEARTPLIISGPAEGDANKWYSMFAQAMNHLKRDIDYEVDEKKRNVGILEPGIEKIEDMLGIDNLYESANTPLIGYLNNAIKAKELFTRDQDYIVTDGEVHIVDEHTGRVLPGRRYSEGMHQAIEAKEGVQIKAENQTLATITLQNYFRLYEKLSGMTGTAETEAEEFASTYDIGVVPIPTNMPMQREDKTDLVYPTMNGKFNAIVEDIKERYQKGQPVLVGTASVENSEYLSTLLKKARIPHAVLNAKQHEREAQVVAMAGRKHAVTVATNMAGRGTDIMLGGNAEHIAVDLMAARGLDPEENAEEYESVWPEVLAEAQAKVKAEHDEVVELGGLYVLGSERHESRRIDNQLRGRSGRQGDPGESRFYLSLDDDLMRLFGNTRATAAFKNGPEDEALDFKILSSAIERAQTQIESRNAETRKNVLKYDDVMNEQRTVVYAERRRILEGEDVADQIGSFMDFVVDDVVNLHAQGPADEWDMHAMWTDVKGIYKPSFSAEELVDAHGGIDSLSRDTLRAELREDMQAVYDEREDELGSDKMRNIERQVLLTVLDRKWREHLYEMDYLKEGIGLRAMAQRNPLVEYKQEGYLLFQQMNDSIREETVRHLMNFETPSEKMAREAVEAAKNAALSGVDAGGSAFIGQKQAVKKQPVKKKATTSEQALPMKKPEPTKKLTYSNAQSNPQAGMNRAQRRAAKKRSKQRGKR is encoded by the coding sequence GTGCGCAAACTTATCGATAAGATTCTGCGAGCTGGCGAAGGGCGCCTGCTGAAGAAGCTTGAGAAGATCACCGATCAGGTGAACGAACTGGAAAGCATTTTCCAGGAGATGAGCGATGATGAGCTCAAGGCGCAAACCGACGAGTTCCGCAAGCGGTATCACGACGGCGAATCACTCGACGATCTTCTTCCGGAAGCCTTTGCTGTGGTGCGGGAAGCCTCGGTGCGTACGCTTGGCCAGCGGCACTATGACGTACAGATCATGGGTGGTGCAGCGCTCCATCTGGGCAATATTGCGGAAATGAAAACCGGTGAAGGTAAGACGCTCGTGGCCACCTTGACCGCCTACCTTAACGCGATCCCTGGTAAGGGCGTGCACGTGGTGACAGTCAATGACTACCTTGCTTCCTACCAGTCGGAGCTTATGGGGCGCGTGTACCGGTTCTTGGGCATGACCACCGGGTGTATCACCTCCGGGCTCACTCCTGACACGCGCCGTGAACAATACGCGTGCGATATTACCTATGGCACGAACAACGAGTTCGGATTCGACTACCTGCGTGACAACATGGCGATGAGCCTCGATAATCTCGTGCAGCGCGGCCACCACTATGCGATCGTGGACGAGGTGGATTCGATTCTTATCGACGAGGCGCGTACCCCGCTCATCATTTCGGGGCCGGCTGAAGGCGATGCGAACAAGTGGTATTCGATGTTCGCGCAGGCGATGAATCATCTCAAACGGGATATCGACTACGAGGTCGATGAAAAGAAACGCAACGTGGGTATCCTCGAGCCGGGCATCGAAAAGATCGAAGACATGCTGGGGATCGACAACCTGTACGAATCAGCAAACACCCCGCTCATCGGCTACCTCAACAACGCGATTAAAGCCAAGGAGCTGTTTACTCGCGATCAGGACTACATTGTGACCGACGGCGAAGTGCACATCGTTGATGAGCACACCGGGCGCGTACTACCCGGGCGGCGTTACAGCGAGGGTATGCACCAGGCGATCGAAGCTAAAGAGGGCGTGCAGATCAAGGCCGAAAACCAGACGCTTGCTACGATCACGTTGCAGAATTACTTTCGCTTGTATGAGAAGTTGTCGGGCATGACGGGTACGGCGGAAACGGAAGCCGAAGAATTTGCGTCGACGTACGATATCGGCGTCGTACCTATTCCAACAAACATGCCCATGCAACGCGAAGATAAGACTGACCTGGTGTATCCCACCATGAACGGCAAGTTCAACGCGATCGTGGAGGACATCAAAGAGCGCTACCAGAAGGGGCAGCCGGTGCTCGTGGGTACGGCGTCGGTGGAAAACTCCGAGTACCTGTCGACACTGCTGAAGAAGGCGAGAATCCCGCATGCCGTGCTCAACGCGAAGCAGCACGAGCGTGAAGCTCAAGTGGTGGCCATGGCCGGGCGGAAGCATGCGGTGACTGTGGCAACCAACATGGCCGGCCGTGGTACGGATATCATGCTCGGCGGAAACGCGGAGCACATCGCCGTCGATCTCATGGCCGCGCGTGGGCTCGATCCTGAGGAGAACGCGGAAGAATACGAAAGCGTGTGGCCGGAGGTTCTCGCGGAAGCGCAGGCCAAGGTAAAGGCGGAGCATGACGAGGTTGTGGAGCTGGGCGGCCTGTACGTGCTCGGCTCGGAACGCCACGAATCGCGGCGTATCGATAACCAGTTGCGTGGCCGATCAGGACGTCAGGGTGATCCGGGCGAATCGCGGTTCTATCTCTCGCTCGACGACGACCTCATGCGCCTGTTTGGTAACACGCGGGCGACCGCGGCGTTCAAGAATGGTCCGGAAGATGAGGCGCTGGATTTCAAGATCCTATCCTCGGCTATCGAACGGGCCCAGACTCAGATTGAGTCGCGTAACGCGGAGACGCGCAAGAACGTGTTGAAATACGACGACGTGATGAACGAACAGCGTACGGTCGTGTATGCCGAACGGCGGCGGATTCTCGAAGGTGAAGACGTGGCCGATCAGATCGGTTCGTTCATGGACTTCGTTGTTGACGACGTCGTCAACCTGCACGCTCAAGGGCCTGCCGACGAGTGGGACATGCATGCGATGTGGACGGACGTCAAGGGTATTTATAAGCCGAGCTTCTCAGCCGAAGAGCTCGTTGACGCTCATGGCGGGATCGACTCGCTCAGCCGTGACACGCTGCGCGCCGAGCTACGCGAGGACATGCAGGCCGTTTACGACGAGCGAGAAGACGAGCTTGGTAGCGACAAGATGCGCAACATCGAACGCCAAGTGTTGCTCACCGTGTTGGATCGTAAGTGGCGGGAACATTTGTATGAGATGGACTATCTCAAAGAGGGCATCGGCCTGCGTGCGATGGCGCAGCGTAACCCGCTGGTCGAATACAAGCAGGAAGGCTACCTGCTGTTCCAACAGATGAACGATTCGATTCGGGAAGAGACCGTTCGTCATCTCATGAACTTTGAGACCCCGTCGGAGAAGATGGCTCGCGAGGCCGTTGAGGCGGCGAAGAACGCGGCGCTGAGCGGAGTAGATGCCGGTGGCAGTGCTTTCATTGGGCAAAAGCAGGCGGTTAAGAAACAGCCGGTCAAGAAGAAGGCAACCACATCTGAGCAAGCGTTGCCCATGAAGAAGCCGGAGCCGACGAAGAAGCTCACTTACTCGAATGCCCAGTCAAATCCACAGGCGGGGATGAATCGTGCGCAGCGTCGGGCCGCGAAAAAGCGGTCGAAGCAGCGTGGTAAGCGTTAG
- the nuoL gene encoding NADH-quinone oxidoreductase subunit L, whose translation MIWLTVAIPLASFAILLLAGRAADAWGHWLAIAASTASLLVGAGATIQLLGMDSAARVIDNTYFTLIPGEFAVDFGMRVDPLSMTFVMLVTFVGTLIHIYSVAYMEHDPDRRRFFAYLNLFVAAMLLLVLGNSYVVLFFGWEGVGLASYLLISFWNHVPEYATAGKKAFVMNRVGDLGMLVAMMAMVANIGSLSFADVETTTLSTGAATFIGLFLLLAACGKSAQFPLQAWLGDAMAGPTPVSALIHAATMVTAGVYLMVRSGAIYAAAPTAALVVTLIGLITLVFGAIVGAAKDDMKKVLAASTMSQIGYMMLAAGLGPVGAGFAIFHLVTHGFFKANMFLGAGAVMHAMDDEVSIRGFGGLSKHMKITYYTFLAGYLAIIGFPFLSGFYSKDKIIEAAFTGEGVQPWIFGSVTVAVAALTAFYMSRLFFGIFLGKERWSSEGPDAKHPHDPPALMWVPMAILAVGSLGLGAVLNYGGFLTWLEPSIGHMAHEDPVLPIPVITGITLLAVAIGVGIAWKMYVANPMPKAAPVGSGLTRAARNDLFQDDINESLFMRPGMALVAATDAADRVVVDGAVEAIAKGGPALGSELGKLQTGYARNYASYISIGVVLALITVVAAIGF comes from the coding sequence ATGATTTGGCTAACCGTCGCGATCCCGCTGGCGAGTTTCGCGATTCTCTTGCTCGCAGGCCGAGCAGCCGACGCGTGGGGGCACTGGCTGGCGATTGCCGCGTCGACGGCGTCGCTACTGGTTGGTGCCGGAGCCACGATTCAGCTGTTGGGTATGGACTCTGCCGCGCGCGTTATTGACAACACGTATTTCACGCTTATTCCCGGCGAGTTTGCGGTGGACTTTGGCATGCGGGTTGATCCGCTGTCGATGACGTTCGTCATGCTCGTGACCTTCGTGGGCACGCTCATTCACATCTACTCGGTGGCCTACATGGAGCACGATCCGGACCGGCGGCGTTTCTTCGCCTACCTCAACCTGTTCGTGGCGGCCATGTTGCTGCTCGTGCTCGGGAACTCCTACGTGGTGCTGTTCTTCGGTTGGGAAGGCGTCGGCTTGGCGTCCTACCTGCTCATCTCGTTCTGGAACCACGTTCCCGAATATGCGACGGCGGGCAAGAAGGCTTTCGTCATGAACCGCGTGGGCGATCTGGGCATGCTCGTAGCGATGATGGCGATGGTAGCCAACATCGGTTCGCTGAGTTTTGCCGACGTCGAAACCACAACGCTCAGTACCGGCGCGGCCACGTTCATTGGCCTGTTCCTGCTGCTGGCTGCCTGTGGTAAGTCGGCGCAGTTCCCGCTGCAAGCCTGGCTGGGCGACGCGATGGCCGGCCCGACCCCGGTGTCGGCGCTCATCCACGCGGCCACGATGGTGACCGCGGGCGTCTACCTCATGGTGCGCTCGGGTGCGATCTACGCGGCGGCCCCGACGGCGGCACTCGTGGTGACCTTGATCGGCCTGATCACGCTCGTATTCGGTGCGATCGTGGGTGCGGCGAAAGACGACATGAAGAAGGTACTGGCCGCCTCCACGATGTCGCAGATCGGCTACATGATGCTGGCAGCCGGGCTCGGACCGGTAGGTGCAGGCTTCGCGATCTTCCACCTCGTCACGCACGGCTTCTTCAAGGCCAACATGTTCCTTGGTGCTGGTGCGGTCATGCACGCGATGGATGACGAGGTCTCCATCCGTGGCTTTGGCGGGCTGTCCAAGCACATGAAGATCACTTACTACACGTTCCTTGCTGGCTATCTGGCCATCATTGGTTTCCCATTCCTCTCGGGCTTCTACTCGAAGGACAAGATCATCGAAGCTGCCTTCACCGGCGAGGGCGTACAGCCCTGGATCTTCGGATCGGTCACGGTGGCAGTTGCCGCGCTCACGGCCTTCTACATGTCGCGCCTGTTCTTCGGGATCTTCCTTGGAAAGGAACGCTGGAGCTCCGAAGGCCCGGATGCGAAGCATCCGCACGATCCACCGGCACTCATGTGGGTTCCGATGGCGATCCTGGCCGTTGGTTCGCTCGGCCTTGGCGCCGTGCTCAACTATGGTGGATTCCTCACGTGGCTAGAGCCGTCGATCGGACACATGGCACACGAGGATCCGGTTCTGCCGATCCCGGTCATTACCGGCATAACGTTACTTGCCGTGGCTATCGGCGTCGGTATTGCATGGAAGATGTACGTGGCGAACCCGATGCCGAAGGCCGCCCCGGTGGGCTCTGGCCTGACCCGCGCGGCACGTAACGACCTGTTCCAAGACGACATCAACGAGTCGCTGTTCATGAGGCCCGGTATGGCTCTTGTTGCGGCAACGGATGCTGCCGATCGCGTGGTGGTTGACGGCGCTGTGGAGGCAATCGCGAAGGGCGGGCCCGCGCTCGGAAGCGAGCTCGGGAAACTGCAAACAGGCTACGCGCGAAACTATGCCAGCTACATTTCGATTGGCGTGGTGCTAGCGCTCATCACGGTCGTTGCGGCGATCGGGTTCTAG
- the nuoK gene encoding NADH-quinone oxidoreductase subunit NuoK, which translates to MPYLVLAIILFVIGGATVLTRRNGVVALLGVEIMLNSCNLVLITFSRMWGNLEGQVFAFFVMVVAAAEVVVGLAIIVSIFRTRRSASLDGANLMKN; encoded by the coding sequence ATGCCTTATCTAGTCCTCGCTATCATCCTCTTTGTTATCGGTGGTGCAACAGTGCTCACCCGGCGCAACGGCGTGGTGGCCCTGCTCGGCGTCGAAATCATGCTTAACTCGTGCAACCTTGTGCTCATCACATTCTCCCGTATGTGGGGAAACCTCGAAGGGCAAGTGTTCGCATTCTTCGTCATGGTGGTAGCCGCCGCGGAAGTCGTGGTGGGCCTAGCCATTATCGTGTCCATCTTCCGAACCCGCAGGTCCGCCTCGCTTGACGGCGCGAACCTCATGAAGAATTAG
- a CDS encoding polyprenyl synthetase family protein — MSVAEFLSSDDPFARRISQRMAVVEDRLREQTRVDDVVADPVTSHLADAGGKRLRPLLTLLAAELGPNPDSSHVIDAAVVMELTHLASLYHDDVMDEAPMRRGVPTAQYIFGNSSAIMAGDVLFSRASKIVAGLGQKAIYMHANAFERLCMGQLHEIVGPREGEDPIEHHVAVLSGKTGSLIAAAAHHGVMAAGGSDEISHKLEQFGERIGVAFQIADDVIDLSDDELTGKTAGTDLLEGVPTYPTLLLNKREAEGELDAAGAEILAALRQGNLDEGDRLAAVVAALREHDVVAETRDVARSWVDDALTYLVGLDDYPVYDYLVAFAHGMVERMY, encoded by the coding sequence GTGAGCGTAGCTGAATTTCTTTCCAGTGACGATCCGTTTGCCCGGCGCATCTCGCAGCGCATGGCGGTTGTGGAAGACCGCCTGCGCGAGCAGACCCGGGTAGACGACGTCGTTGCAGATCCTGTCACGTCCCATCTCGCCGACGCGGGTGGTAAGCGGCTGAGGCCGCTACTGACTTTGTTAGCGGCCGAGCTTGGGCCGAATCCTGATTCGAGCCACGTCATTGATGCGGCGGTGGTGATGGAACTGACCCACTTGGCGTCGTTGTATCACGACGACGTCATGGACGAAGCTCCGATGCGGCGCGGCGTGCCAACTGCACAGTACATTTTCGGTAATTCGTCGGCGATCATGGCCGGTGACGTGCTTTTTTCTCGGGCGTCAAAGATTGTTGCCGGGCTCGGGCAGAAGGCGATCTACATGCATGCCAACGCTTTTGAGCGTTTGTGCATGGGGCAGTTACACGAGATCGTTGGGCCGCGTGAGGGCGAAGATCCGATCGAGCATCATGTGGCCGTGCTGTCCGGCAAAACGGGTTCGCTTATTGCAGCGGCGGCACACCACGGTGTGATGGCTGCCGGGGGCTCCGACGAGATCAGCCACAAGCTTGAACAGTTCGGCGAACGGATCGGCGTCGCGTTCCAGATTGCCGACGACGTCATCGACCTATCCGACGACGAGCTCACCGGCAAGACCGCGGGCACCGACCTGCTCGAAGGCGTGCCCACGTACCCTACTTTGTTGCTCAACAAGCGGGAAGCCGAGGGTGAGCTAGACGCGGCAGGCGCGGAAATCTTAGCGGCGCTGCGCCAGGGCAATCTCGACGAAGGCGACCGGCTCGCCGCCGTCGTGGCTGCGCTACGGGAGCACGACGTCGTCGCTGAAACCCGGGATGTGGCACGCAGCTGGGTGGATGATGCACTGACGTACCTTGTAGGGCTCGACGACTATCCGGTGTATGACTACCTCGTCGCGTTCGCTCACGGCATGGTAGAGCGAATGTACTAG
- the nuoN gene encoding NADH-quinone oxidoreductase subunit NuoN, whose amino-acid sequence MNFHIEWVAVIPLLIVLGAGVVGTLVEAFVPHRFRRPIQIAGSLISLAAALVAVVWRWTELQAANIQAQALSSSPLPAHPLAGMPGTGFEGVPTGIQSVGLVEDNISLIGQAIILTSALLAFLVMADRSETREGAFAASAATRPGSPDEREMTKAGRQQTEIFPLAMFATGGMMAFTSAYDLLTLFISLEVLSLPLYVLAATSRRKRLLSQEAALKYFILGAFSSAIFLMGAALIYGATGSLSLVGAVIRFRFGPGGDFTALLAVGAIMVLIGLLFKVGAVPFHSWTPDVYQGAPTPITGFMAAGTKAAAFLAMARVFFWTASLVHDSVNVFMWIVIIATIVVGTVMGLIQTDIKRLLAYSSIAHAGFILIAINAINHPNGSEATTQLAFTSIMFYLLAYGVATVGAFGIVTLVREKDANGNILGEATKLSSWAGLGKRSPLLAAAMSLFLLSFAGIPLTGGFIGKFRVFQAGVGTGQTVLVVIAVLASAATAVFYFRLIQLMYFREPEGETTVAVESEGMSIVAIIMATILTVALGVLPGPVLDFINGSFV is encoded by the coding sequence GTGAACTTCCACATTGAATGGGTAGCAGTTATTCCGCTGCTGATCGTGCTCGGTGCGGGGGTCGTGGGCACGCTTGTCGAAGCTTTTGTGCCGCACCGGTTCCGCCGGCCAATCCAGATTGCGGGCTCGCTCATCTCGCTTGCCGCCGCCCTCGTGGCAGTCGTGTGGCGGTGGACCGAGCTGCAAGCTGCCAATATTCAAGCGCAGGCGCTGTCGTCGTCGCCGCTTCCGGCCCATCCGCTCGCTGGCATGCCAGGTACCGGATTTGAAGGGGTGCCGACCGGAATCCAGAGCGTCGGACTGGTAGAAGACAACATTTCGCTCATCGGGCAGGCGATCATCCTGACCTCGGCGCTACTCGCCTTCCTCGTCATGGCCGACCGCAGCGAAACCCGCGAGGGTGCCTTTGCCGCTTCTGCAGCCACGCGCCCCGGGTCGCCTGACGAACGGGAGATGACGAAGGCCGGCCGCCAGCAGACCGAAATCTTCCCGCTCGCCATGTTTGCGACGGGCGGGATGATGGCCTTCACCTCGGCCTACGATTTGCTCACGCTGTTCATCTCGCTCGAAGTGCTTTCCCTGCCGCTCTACGTGCTGGCTGCAACCTCGCGGCGTAAGCGCTTGCTGTCACAAGAGGCCGCGCTGAAGTACTTTATTCTGGGCGCGTTCTCCTCGGCGATCTTCCTCATGGGTGCTGCGCTGATCTACGGTGCTACCGGTTCGCTGTCGCTCGTGGGCGCGGTGATCCGCTTCCGCTTCGGCCCGGGTGGCGACTTCACGGCGCTACTTGCCGTGGGAGCGATCATGGTGCTCATCGGCCTGCTGTTTAAGGTGGGCGCGGTGCCGTTCCATTCGTGGACCCCGGACGTCTACCAGGGTGCACCCACACCGATCACAGGCTTCATGGCCGCAGGCACGAAAGCCGCCGCTTTCCTTGCGATGGCACGCGTGTTCTTCTGGACCGCCTCGCTCGTGCACGATTCAGTCAACGTGTTCATGTGGATCGTCATCATCGCAACGATCGTGGTTGGCACCGTGATGGGTCTTATCCAAACGGACATCAAGCGCCTGCTCGCGTACTCGTCAATCGCGCACGCCGGTTTCATCCTCATCGCGATCAACGCGATCAACCATCCGAACGGTTCGGAAGCGACCACGCAGCTGGCGTTCACGTCGATCATGTTCTACCTGTTGGCCTATGGAGTTGCTACCGTCGGCGCGTTTGGTATCGTGACACTCGTGCGCGAAAAAGACGCCAACGGCAACATCTTGGGCGAGGCCACCAAGCTCTCCAGCTGGGCTGGTCTCGGCAAGCGCAGCCCGCTTCTGGCTGCGGCGATGAGCCTGTTCCTGCTGTCCTTTGCCGGTATTCCACTCACGGGTGGTTTCATTGGCAAGTTCCGGGTATTCCAAGCCGGTGTGGGCACAGGGCAGACCGTGCTCGTGGTGATTGCAGTGCTCGCTTCGGCGGCCACCGCGGTGTTCTATTTCCGCCTCATTCAATTAATGTATTTCCGTGAACCGGAGGGCGAAACCACCGTGGCTGTCGAGTCTGAGGGCATGTCGATCGTGGCGATCATCATGGCCACAATCTTGACCGTTGCGCTGGGTGTGTTGCCCGGCCCGGTTCTTGATTTCATCAACGGGTCGTTTGTGTGA